Proteins from a single region of Pseudomonas phenolilytica:
- a CDS encoding alpha-L-glutamate ligase-like protein, with amino-acid sequence MFGLIKTWKALEAKGIMGINRRNADYVLKYNKRHLYPIVDDKIITKQRAIEAGIHVPEMYGVIETEKDIEKLKDIVRDHHDFVVKPAQGAGGDGILVIADRFEGRYKTVSGKMLSHDEIEHQISNILTGLYSLGGHRDRALIEYRVTPDPIFKSISYEGVPDIRIIVLMGYPIMAMLRLPTRQSGGKANLHQGAIGVGVDLATGITLRGTWLNNKITKHPDTGNAVDGVQLPNWDGFMKLAAGCYELCGLGYIGVDMVLDVDKGPLILELNARPGLNIQIANDCGLTHRAHAVETRLAELKEKGIQETPEERVKFSQELFGHVPAHS; translated from the coding sequence ATGTTCGGCCTGATCAAGACGTGGAAGGCCCTTGAAGCCAAAGGCATCATGGGCATCAACCGGCGCAATGCGGACTACGTGCTCAAGTACAACAAGCGGCACCTGTACCCGATCGTCGACGACAAGATCATCACCAAGCAGCGCGCCATCGAGGCGGGCATCCACGTGCCGGAAATGTACGGGGTGATCGAGACCGAGAAGGACATCGAGAAGCTCAAGGACATCGTCCGCGACCACCACGATTTCGTCGTCAAGCCCGCGCAAGGTGCCGGCGGTGACGGCATCCTGGTGATCGCCGACCGTTTCGAGGGTCGCTACAAAACCGTGTCGGGGAAGATGCTTAGCCACGACGAGATCGAGCATCAGATTTCCAACATCCTCACCGGCCTTTACTCCCTCGGCGGCCACCGCGACCGCGCACTGATCGAATACCGCGTCACACCCGACCCGATCTTCAAGAGCATCAGCTACGAAGGGGTGCCGGACATCCGCATCATCGTGCTGATGGGTTATCCGATCATGGCCATGCTGCGCCTGCCGACTCGCCAGTCCGGCGGCAAGGCGAACCTGCACCAGGGCGCTATCGGTGTAGGGGTCGACCTGGCAACCGGCATCACGCTGCGTGGCACCTGGCTGAACAACAAGATCACCAAGCACCCGGACACCGGCAATGCTGTGGACGGCGTGCAGCTGCCCAACTGGGACGGTTTCATGAAGCTGGCCGCCGGCTGTTACGAGCTGTGCGGGCTGGGCTATATCGGCGTCGACATGGTGCTGGATGTCGACAAGGGCCCGTTGATTCTGGAACTCAACGCACGTCCCGGCCTGAACATCCAGATCGCCAATGACTGCGGCCTGACCCACCGGGCGCACGCCGTGGAAACCCGACTGGCCGAACTCAAGGAGAAGGGCATTCAGGAAACCCCGGAAGAGCGCGTCAAATTCTCCCAGGAGCTGTTCGGCCACGTTCCGGCCCACAGCTGA
- the pabB gene encoding aminodeoxychorismate synthase component I yields the protein MPICTLHPLPYHADPGHWFERIHDAPGAVLLDSGRPQATRGRYDIISAWPEQILTPAADEGGVAFFQRLRLALASLGPADAPDAYELPFLGGLIGLLAYDFGTRLEELPQTAVDDLALPVARFGLYAWALINDHQRRTAHLLFHPALAQAEHARLLSLFQQPAAAPSAQPFSLRSRFGGDLDRERYRCAFERIQDYIRAGDCYQVNFTQRFRAAYQGDPWLAYRALRAACPTPFAGFVALEDGAIASLSPERFLQLSDGTVETRPIKGTRRRQADPAADLALAEELLASEKDRAENLMIVDLLRNDLGRSCEIGSVHVPELFALESYPNVHHLVSAVRGTLAAGKDAFDLLAGSFPGGSITGAPKIRAMQIIDELEPTRRSIYCGSLLYVDVRGRMDSSITIRTLSLRNGQACCWGGGGIVADSQWEAEYQESIDKVKVLLETLEGL from the coding sequence ATGCCCATCTGCACGCTCCACCCGCTGCCCTATCACGCCGATCCCGGTCACTGGTTTGAACGCATTCACGACGCCCCCGGCGCGGTACTGCTGGATTCCGGCCGGCCACAGGCGACGCGTGGCCGCTACGACATCATCAGCGCCTGGCCGGAGCAGATTCTCACCCCGGCGGCCGATGAAGGCGGTGTGGCGTTCTTCCAGCGCCTGCGTCTGGCGCTGGCCAGCCTCGGCCCGGCGGACGCTCCCGACGCTTACGAGCTGCCGTTCCTTGGCGGCCTGATCGGCCTGCTTGCTTACGACTTCGGTACCCGCCTGGAAGAACTGCCGCAAACGGCGGTGGACGATCTCGCTCTGCCGGTCGCGCGCTTCGGGCTCTATGCCTGGGCCTTGATCAATGACCACCAGCGGCGCACGGCGCACCTGCTGTTCCACCCCGCCCTCGCGCAGGCTGAGCACGCGCGCTTGCTGAGCCTGTTCCAGCAGCCTGCCGCTGCACCGAGTGCCCAGCCATTCAGCCTGCGGTCGCGATTTGGTGGTGATCTCGACAGAGAGCGCTATCGCTGTGCCTTCGAGCGCATCCAGGACTACATCCGCGCCGGCGACTGTTATCAGGTGAACTTCACGCAACGCTTTCGCGCCGCCTACCAGGGCGACCCCTGGCTTGCCTATCGCGCATTGCGCGCGGCCTGCCCCACCCCGTTCGCCGGGTTTGTCGCACTGGAAGATGGCGCCATCGCCAGCCTGTCCCCGGAGCGGTTTCTGCAGCTGAGCGACGGCACCGTGGAAACCCGTCCGATCAAGGGCACACGTCGCCGTCAGGCGGATCCGGCCGCGGACCTGGCGCTGGCCGAGGAGCTGCTCGCCAGCGAAAAGGACCGTGCCGAGAACCTGATGATCGTCGACCTGCTGCGCAACGACCTGGGTCGCAGCTGCGAGATCGGCAGCGTGCATGTGCCCGAACTGTTCGCGCTGGAAAGTTACCCCAACGTGCATCATTTGGTCAGCGCCGTGCGCGGCACGCTGGCCGCCGGCAAGGATGCCTTCGACCTATTGGCCGGCAGCTTTCCGGGTGGCTCGATCACCGGCGCCCCGAAGATCCGCGCGATGCAAATCATCGACGAGCTGGAGCCAACCCGCCGCTCGATCTACTGCGGCTCGCTGCTGTATGTGGATGTACGCGGAAGGATGGACAGCTCGATCACCATCCGCACCCTGTCGCTGCGCAACGGCCAGGCATGCTGCTGGGGTGGCGGCGGCATCGTCGCCGATTCGCAATGGGAGGCGGAATATCAGGAGTCGATTGACAAGGTGAAGGTGCTGCTGGAAACCCTGGAGGGGCTGTAG
- the thrH gene encoding bifunctional phosphoserine phosphatase/homoserine phosphotransferase ThrH has translation MEIACLDLEGVLVPEIWIAFAEATGIESLRATTRDIPDYDVLMKQRLRILDEHGLKLSDIQQVIATLKPLEGAVEFVDWLRERFQVVILSDTFYEFSQPLMRQLGFPTLLCHRLITDDTDRVVDYQLRQKDPKRQSVIALKSLYYRVIAAGDSYNDTTMLSEAHAGILFHAPDNVIAEFPQFPAVHSYADLKQEFLKASNRKLAL, from the coding sequence GTGGAAATAGCCTGTCTCGACCTGGAGGGCGTACTGGTTCCGGAGATCTGGATTGCCTTTGCAGAGGCCACCGGAATCGAGTCGCTGCGGGCGACCACGCGGGACATTCCCGACTATGACGTGCTGATGAAGCAGCGTCTGCGCATTCTCGACGAGCACGGCCTCAAGCTCTCGGACATTCAGCAGGTAATCGCCACACTCAAGCCGCTCGAAGGTGCAGTGGAGTTCGTCGACTGGCTGCGCGAGCGTTTCCAGGTGGTGATCCTGTCGGACACCTTCTACGAGTTCTCGCAGCCGCTGATGCGTCAACTGGGCTTCCCGACGCTGCTGTGCCACCGCCTGATCACCGATGACACCGACCGCGTGGTGGATTATCAGCTGCGCCAGAAGGACCCCAAGCGTCAGTCGGTCATCGCGCTGAAGAGCCTGTATTACCGGGTGATCGCAGCCGGCGATTCCTACAACGACACCACCATGCTCAGCGAAGCGCATGCGGGCATCCTGTTCCACGCGCCGGACAACGTGATCGCCGAGTTCCCGCAATTCCCGGCGGTACATAGCTACGCCGATCTGAAACAAGAGTTCCTCAAGGCCTCGAATCGCAAACTGGCGCTCTGA
- a CDS encoding phosphoadenylyl-sulfate reductase has product MSPSIDVAELAAAYATKSPQDILKLAFDLFGDELWISFSGAEDVVLVDMAWKLNKNVKVFSLDTGRLHSETYRFIEQVRDHYGIAIEIMTPDPALLEPLVKEKGLFSFYRDGHSECCGIRKIEPLRRKLAGVRAWATGQRRDQSPGTRSQVAVLEIDSAFSTTERTLYKFNPLAQMTSEEVWGYIRMLEIPYNSLHERGFISIGCEPCTRPVLPNQHEREGRWWWEEATHKECGLHAGNLIAKQ; this is encoded by the coding sequence ATGAGCCCATCTATCGACGTCGCCGAACTGGCCGCCGCCTATGCCACCAAATCGCCCCAGGACATTCTCAAGCTCGCCTTCGACTTGTTCGGCGACGAGCTGTGGATTTCCTTCAGCGGCGCCGAGGACGTGGTGCTGGTTGACATGGCTTGGAAACTCAACAAGAACGTCAAAGTATTCAGTCTGGATACCGGGCGCCTGCATAGCGAAACCTATCGCTTCATCGAGCAGGTCCGCGATCACTACGGGATCGCCATCGAGATCATGACACCGGACCCAGCACTGCTCGAGCCGCTGGTGAAAGAAAAGGGACTGTTCAGCTTCTATCGTGACGGTCACAGCGAGTGCTGTGGCATCCGCAAGATCGAGCCGCTGCGGCGCAAGCTCGCCGGAGTGCGAGCCTGGGCGACCGGCCAGCGGCGCGACCAGAGCCCCGGCACACGCAGCCAGGTCGCCGTGCTGGAAATCGACAGCGCCTTCTCGACCACGGAGCGCACGCTGTACAAGTTCAACCCGTTGGCGCAGATGACCAGTGAGGAAGTCTGGGGCTATATCCGCATGCTGGAAATCCCCTATAACAGCCTGCATGAGCGCGGATTCATCAGCATCGGCTGCGAGCCGTGCACTCGGCCGGTGCTGCCGAATCAGCACGAACGGGAAGGCCGCTGGTGGTGGGAAGAAGCCACCCACAAGGAATGCGGGCTGCACGCCGGCAATCTCATCGCCAAGCAATAA
- the cysB gene encoding HTH-type transcriptional regulator CysB, translated as MKLQQLRYIWEVAHHDLNVSATAQSLFTSQPGISKQIRLLEDELGVEVFARSGKHLTRVTPAGERIITTAGEILRKCESIKQIAQEFSNEKRGTLSIATTHTQARYALPRVISTFIKQYPDVSLHMHQGSPTQIAEMAADGTVDFAIATEGLELFGDLIMMPCYRWNRCVIVPQGHPLAKMEKLTLEALAEHPIVTYVFGFTGRSKLDEAFSHHGLSPKVVFTAADADVIKTYVRLGLGVGIVARMAVDARLDADLVVLDASELFESSVTKIGFRRGTFLRGFMCDFIEQFAPHLDRTMLDKAIQCRNKVELDELFEGVELPVY; from the coding sequence ATGAAGCTCCAGCAACTGCGTTACATCTGGGAAGTGGCGCACCATGACCTCAATGTTTCGGCGACTGCACAAAGCCTGTTCACTTCACAACCTGGTATCAGCAAACAGATTCGCCTGCTCGAAGACGAGTTGGGCGTCGAGGTTTTCGCCCGCAGCGGCAAGCATCTGACCCGTGTCACGCCCGCTGGCGAGCGCATCATCACCACGGCTGGCGAGATTCTGCGCAAATGCGAAAGCATCAAGCAGATCGCGCAGGAGTTCTCCAATGAAAAGCGGGGCACGCTGAGCATCGCCACCACGCACACCCAGGCTCGCTATGCCCTGCCGCGGGTCATCAGCACGTTCATCAAGCAGTACCCGGATGTGTCGCTGCACATGCATCAGGGATCGCCCACGCAAATCGCCGAGATGGCGGCGGACGGGACCGTCGATTTCGCCATCGCGACCGAAGGTCTGGAGCTGTTCGGCGATCTGATCATGATGCCGTGCTACCGCTGGAATCGCTGCGTGATCGTTCCTCAGGGGCATCCCCTGGCCAAAATGGAGAAACTCACCCTCGAAGCGCTGGCCGAGCACCCGATCGTCACCTACGTATTCGGCTTCACCGGCCGCTCCAAGCTCGACGAGGCCTTCAGCCATCATGGCCTGTCGCCCAAGGTGGTGTTCACCGCGGCGGACGCCGACGTGATCAAGACCTACGTCCGACTGGGGCTGGGGGTAGGGATCGTCGCGCGGATGGCGGTCGATGCCAGGCTCGACGCCGACCTGGTGGTGCTCGACGCCAGCGAGCTGTTCGAATCCAGCGTGACCAAGATCGGCTTTCGCCGCGGCACGTTCCTGCGTGGATTCATGTGCGACTTCATCGAGCAGTTCGCCCCGCATCTCGATCGGACGATGCTCGACAAGGCCATTCAGTGCCGCAACAAGGTCGAGCTGGATGAGCTGTTCGAGGGCGTGGAACTGCCCGTCTACTAG
- a CDS encoding putative 2-dehydropantoate 2-reductase: protein MSESRLRIAIIGTGAIGGYYGMQLALAGHDVHFLLRSEYEAVREHGLRINSAVLGSQHLTNVQAYRSADQMPACDWLFVATKSTGTAALLPAITQIAAPGAKVVLLQNGLAVEDEIRPLLPAGVHLLGGLCAIYAHRSAPGVVEHQALGNINLAYHSGPAQSDEARQAVVAGGVAMLKAAGVGSVAMSSLEQARWIKLVWNVPFNGLSVLLNAGTAALLADADSRALIRSIMDEVVAAAAASGFTLPSGLADKLIEGTTQLPDYLPSMYHDHAHRRPLELTALYAAPLAAAELAGCAMPRTQALYRALSFLARYATDRR, encoded by the coding sequence ATGTCTGAATCTCGCCTACGCATTGCGATCATTGGTACCGGCGCTATCGGTGGCTATTACGGCATGCAGCTGGCGCTGGCCGGGCACGATGTGCATTTTCTGCTGCGCAGCGAGTACGAGGCGGTGCGTGAGCACGGCTTGCGGATCAACAGCGCGGTGCTCGGCAGCCAGCATCTGACCAATGTGCAGGCTTATCGCAGCGCCGATCAGATGCCGGCTTGCGACTGGCTGTTCGTCGCGACCAAGAGCACCGGCACGGCGGCTTTGCTGCCCGCCATCACGCAGATCGCGGCGCCCGGGGCGAAGGTCGTGTTATTGCAGAACGGTCTGGCGGTTGAGGACGAGATCCGGCCGCTGCTGCCGGCCGGGGTGCATCTGCTCGGCGGGCTGTGCGCCATCTATGCCCATCGCAGTGCGCCCGGTGTGGTCGAGCATCAGGCGCTGGGTAACATCAACCTCGCTTATCACTCAGGGCCGGCTCAAAGCGACGAGGCCCGCCAGGCTGTGGTCGCCGGCGGTGTGGCGATGCTCAAGGCGGCCGGTGTGGGTTCGGTCGCCATGTCCAGCTTGGAGCAGGCGCGCTGGATCAAGCTGGTCTGGAACGTACCGTTTAATGGTCTCTCGGTGCTGCTCAATGCCGGCACGGCGGCACTGCTAGCGGATGCCGACAGCCGTGCGCTGATCCGCTCGATCATGGATGAGGTGGTAGCTGCGGCGGCGGCCAGTGGCTTCACCCTGCCGTCCGGCCTGGCGGACAAGTTGATCGAAGGCACCACGCAGCTGCCGGACTACCTACCGAGCATGTATCACGATCATGCGCATCGGCGACCGTTGGAACTGACGGCGCTCTACGCTGCGCCGTTGGCCGCAGCCGAGCTGGCCGGTTGTGCCATGCCGCGCACGCAGGCGCTGTACCGGGCATTGTCGTTCCTTGCGCGCTATGCGACGGATCGTCGCTGA
- a CDS encoding 3-deoxy-7-phosphoheptulonate synthase: protein MADLPINDLNVASNVTLITPEQLKQELPLTDSALRTVAHGRQVVRDILDGKDHRLFLVVGPCSIHDLKAAHEYAERLKVLAEKVSDSLFLIMRVYFEKPRTTVGWKGLINDPYMDDSFKIQDGLHIGRKLLLDLAEMGLPTATEALDPISPQYLQDLISWSAIGARTTESQTHREMASGLSSAVGFKNGTDGSLTVAINALQSVSSPHRFLGINQAGGVSIVTTKGNNYGHVVLRGGNGKPNYDSVSVTVCEQELTKAGIRPNIMIDCSHANSNKDPALQPLVMDNVANQILEGNASIVGLMVESHLGWGNQPIPKDLSELAYGVSVTDACIDWDTTEKAILGMHAKLRDILPSRRRG, encoded by the coding sequence ATGGCCGATTTACCCATCAACGACCTTAACGTCGCCTCTAACGTCACCCTGATCACCCCGGAACAGCTCAAGCAGGAACTTCCCCTGACCGACTCCGCCTTGCGCACCGTCGCCCATGGGCGCCAGGTCGTGCGGGATATCCTCGACGGCAAGGACCATCGCCTGTTTCTCGTGGTCGGCCCCTGCTCGATTCATGACCTGAAGGCCGCGCACGAATACGCCGAACGTCTCAAGGTGCTTGCCGAGAAGGTGTCCGACAGCCTGTTCCTGATCATGCGGGTGTATTTCGAGAAGCCGCGCACCACGGTGGGCTGGAAAGGTCTGATCAACGATCCTTACATGGATGACTCGTTCAAGATCCAGGATGGCTTGCATATCGGCCGCAAGCTGCTGCTCGATCTCGCGGAAATGGGCCTGCCGACGGCCACCGAGGCGCTGGACCCCATCTCTCCGCAGTACCTGCAGGACCTGATCAGCTGGTCGGCCATCGGCGCACGCACCACCGAGTCGCAGACCCACCGTGAAATGGCGTCCGGCCTGTCATCGGCGGTCGGTTTCAAGAACGGCACCGACGGCAGCCTGACCGTCGCGATCAACGCCCTGCAGTCGGTCTCCAGCCCACATCGTTTCCTCGGCATCAACCAGGCCGGTGGCGTATCCATCGTTACCACCAAGGGCAACAACTACGGGCACGTCGTGCTACGTGGCGGCAACGGCAAGCCCAACTACGATTCGGTCAGCGTGACGGTTTGCGAGCAGGAGCTGACCAAAGCCGGCATCCGCCCGAACATCATGATCGACTGCAGCCATGCCAACTCCAACAAGGATCCGGCGCTGCAGCCGCTGGTGATGGACAACGTCGCCAACCAGATTCTGGAAGGCAACGCTTCGATCGTCGGTCTGATGGTGGAAAGCCACCTGGGATGGGGTAATCAGCCGATCCCCAAGGATCTGTCGGAACTGGCCTACGGCGTCTCGGTCACCGATGCCTGCATCGACTGGGATACCACCGAGAAGGCCATACTCGGCATGCATGCCAAGCTGCGCGACATCCTGCCCAGCCGCCGACGCGGCTGA
- a CDS encoding GNAT family N-acetyltransferase, whose translation MSDTLTVHHDRSGHRFEVSVEGHCAYLAYMDLGKQTLDIYRTFVPDALRGRGIAAVLAQHALEFAEQEGYSVIPSCSYVERYIERQNAPGGQQDEHE comes from the coding sequence ATGAGCGACACACTTACCGTGCACCATGATCGGAGCGGACACCGATTCGAGGTTAGCGTCGAGGGCCATTGCGCTTATCTGGCTTACATGGACCTGGGCAAACAGACGCTGGACATCTATCGAACCTTCGTTCCGGATGCGCTGCGTGGTCGCGGTATCGCGGCGGTGCTGGCACAGCATGCGCTGGAGTTCGCCGAGCAGGAGGGTTACAGCGTCATTCCATCCTGCTCCTATGTGGAGCGTTACATCGAGCGCCAGAACGCGCCAGGCGGACAGCAAGACGAGCACGAATGA
- a CDS encoding Lpp/OprI family alanine-zipper lipoprotein, whose product MNNVLKFSALALAAVLATGCSNSMTKESEARLTATEDAAARAQARADEAYSKADEALAAAQKAQQTADEANERALRMLDRASRK is encoded by the coding sequence ATGAACAACGTTCTGAAATTCTCTGCTCTGGCTCTGGCCGCAGTTCTGGCTACCGGTTGCAGCAACAGCATGACCAAAGAAAGCGAAGCCCGTCTGACTGCTACCGAAGACGCCGCTGCCCGCGCTCAGGCTCGCGCCGACGAAGCCTACAGCAAGGCTGACGAAGCCCTGGCTGCTGCTCAGAAGGCTCAGCAGACCGCTGACGAAGCGAACGAGCGCGCTCTGCGTATGCTGGATCGCGCCAGCCGCAAGTAA
- a CDS encoding L,D-transpeptidase family protein gives MLSRASAVASCLSLAALLAAGQSVALELPLPPEGEDVVGQIRVIKAKYEDTFAAIAETNDLGYSELVAANPGVDPWLPGEGTDIILPTRFILPPGPREGIVINIAEYRMYYYPAGGSVVHTYPLGIGREGWGSPVGSTRISAMTANPAWYPPKSIREEHAADGDPLPTVVPPGPDNPLGPYKMSLAIPGYLIHGSNKKFGIGMRVSHGCFRMLNNNVLELSRMVKVGTPVRIIDEPYKFGVSDGKVYLEAHAPLEDEEKKLTLMDKHAVVVNTLLKRDEQMRTLHLDWEMIRDIVAGEDGLPIEIADQQSVSIASHEEQVF, from the coding sequence ATGCTTTCGCGTGCGTCTGCTGTCGCCTCCTGTTTGTCTCTTGCGGCTTTGCTGGCGGCTGGCCAGAGCGTCGCGCTGGAGCTGCCTTTGCCGCCTGAGGGCGAAGATGTAGTCGGCCAGATCCGCGTGATCAAGGCGAAATACGAAGACACCTTCGCCGCGATCGCCGAAACCAACGATCTGGGCTATTCCGAACTGGTGGCCGCCAATCCGGGCGTGGATCCGTGGCTGCCGGGCGAGGGGACCGACATCATCCTGCCGACGCGCTTCATCCTGCCGCCAGGGCCGCGCGAGGGTATCGTGATCAACATCGCCGAGTACCGCATGTACTACTACCCGGCCGGCGGCAGCGTCGTCCACACCTATCCGCTGGGCATCGGGCGCGAAGGCTGGGGTTCGCCTGTAGGCAGTACGCGTATTTCCGCCATGACCGCCAACCCGGCATGGTATCCGCCCAAGTCCATTCGCGAAGAGCACGCGGCGGATGGCGATCCGTTGCCCACGGTGGTGCCGCCGGGACCGGATAACCCGTTGGGCCCGTACAAGATGAGTCTGGCCATCCCGGGCTACCTGATTCATGGCTCGAATAAGAAGTTCGGCATCGGCATGCGCGTCAGCCACGGCTGTTTCCGCATGCTGAACAACAACGTTCTCGAGCTGTCGCGCATGGTCAAGGTGGGAACGCCGGTGCGCATTATCGACGAGCCGTACAAGTTCGGCGTGAGCGACGGTAAGGTCTACCTGGAGGCCCATGCGCCGCTGGAAGACGAAGAGAAGAAACTGACGCTGATGGACAAGCACGCCGTAGTCGTCAATACGCTGCTCAAGCGCGACGAGCAGATGCGCACTCTGCATCTTGATTGGGAGATGATCCGGGATATCGTTGCTGGCGAAGACGGTTTGCCGATCGAGATTGCCGATCAGCAATCGGTATCCATAGCCAGTCATGAAGAGCAAGTTTTTTGA
- a CDS encoding arylesterase — MRSWLKGGVLLLVMWGQGALAGTVLVVGDSISAAFGLETSQGWVHLLQQRLAEQARPRSVVNASISGDTSAGGLARLPTLLAEHRPEVVILELGGNDGLRGQSPAQLKQNLAAMIEQSQQTDAKVLLLGMRLPPNYGRRYTEAFARVYHELADERDVALVPFVLEGVAGEPGMMQGDGVHPTASAQAQLLENVWPALAPLLAP, encoded by the coding sequence ATGCGAAGTTGGCTGAAAGGCGGGGTCCTGCTGCTGGTGATGTGGGGGCAGGGCGCGCTGGCGGGAACCGTCTTGGTGGTCGGCGATAGTATCAGCGCCGCTTTCGGCCTGGAAACCAGCCAGGGCTGGGTGCATCTGCTGCAGCAGCGCCTCGCCGAGCAGGCTCGACCGCGCTCCGTGGTGAACGCCTCGATCAGCGGCGACACCAGCGCTGGTGGGCTCGCCAGGCTGCCAACGCTGCTCGCGGAGCATCGGCCGGAGGTGGTGATTCTCGAGCTGGGCGGCAACGATGGCTTGCGCGGCCAGTCGCCGGCGCAATTGAAACAGAATCTTGCGGCGATGATTGAGCAGTCGCAGCAGACCGACGCCAAGGTGCTGCTGTTGGGCATGCGTCTGCCGCCGAATTACGGGCGTCGCTACACCGAGGCCTTCGCTCGGGTGTACCACGAGCTGGCGGATGAGCGCGATGTGGCGCTGGTTCCGTTCGTGCTCGAAGGGGTCGCCGGAGAGCCCGGCATGATGCAGGGCGACGGCGTGCACCCGACCGCGTCGGCGCAAGCGCAACTTCTCGAGAACGTCTGGCCGGCGCTTGCGCCATTGCTCGCCCCGTAG
- a CDS encoding ABC transporter ATP-binding protein: MSVSILIARHLNKVVPSAEGELHILSDLSLELAKGDSLAIVGTSGSGKSTLLGLLAGLDLPSAGEVQLAGHSLGTLDEDQRARVRAEHVGFVFQSFQLLDSLDALENVMLPLELEGRRDAAQRARQLLERVGLGTRLHHYPRQLSGGEQQRVALARAFAAEPDVLFADEPTGNLDSHTGAHISDLLFELNRERGTTLVLVTHDERLARRCRHLLRLEGGRRVDNGSAA, from the coding sequence ATGAGCGTCAGCATTCTCATCGCCCGGCACCTTAACAAAGTGGTTCCCAGCGCGGAAGGCGAGCTGCATATCCTCAGCGACCTCTCCCTGGAGCTGGCGAAGGGCGACAGCCTGGCCATCGTCGGTACTTCCGGCTCGGGCAAATCCACCCTGCTCGGCCTGCTCGCCGGGCTCGACCTGCCCAGTGCTGGCGAAGTACAGCTGGCCGGCCACTCGCTCGGCACGCTGGACGAGGATCAGCGCGCGCGGGTTCGGGCCGAGCATGTCGGTTTCGTCTTTCAGTCCTTCCAGCTGCTCGACAGCCTCGACGCGCTGGAGAACGTCATGCTGCCGCTGGAACTCGAAGGTCGCCGCGACGCCGCCCAGCGCGCCCGGCAGTTGCTGGAGCGTGTCGGCCTCGGTACGCGTCTGCATCACTATCCACGCCAGCTGTCCGGTGGCGAGCAGCAGCGCGTGGCGCTGGCGCGCGCCTTCGCCGCGGAGCCGGACGTGCTGTTCGCCGACGAGCCGACCGGCAACCTCGACAGCCATACCGGCGCGCACATCAGCGACCTGCTGTTCGAGCTCAATCGCGAGCGCGGCACCACCCTGGTATTGGTTACGCACGACGAACGCCTGGCCCGCCGCTGTCGCCATCTGCTGCGTCTAGAAGGCGGGCGTCGGGTCGACAACGGGTCCGCCGCATGA